Proteins encoded within one genomic window of Paramisgurnus dabryanus chromosome 11, PD_genome_1.1, whole genome shotgun sequence:
- the tbc1d10aa gene encoding uncharacterized protein tbc1d10aa isoform X1: MMARENGRLSSDDTMSVRTLGSQFDEESSFGSDSEIDGFTSSRNTDRYGFIGGAQKYSPESAQDVPLEVLRHRELKWLDMLNHWDKWISKRFKKVRLRCQKGIPPSLRGRAWLYLSGGKVKREQNVGKFKELDDMEGDPKWVDVIERDLHRQFPFHEMFVSRGGHGQQDLFRVLKAYTLYRPEEGYCQAQAPIAAVLLMHMPAEDAFWGLVQICEKYLPGYYSTGLEAIQLDGEILNALLKRVSPVAYRHLDKHKIEPILYMTEWFMCAFSRTLPWASVLRVWDMFLCDGVKIIFRVGLVLLKCMVGTRDKLKACAGQYETMELLRALEPRYLQEGFLVQQVLELPISARDVEREHRIQLKRWRKTHGELSYKSAPRMHGAHAIMAAEPHTRQDLRQNPTIIVQNPVMLDSDPEFSRKKRGTIRKAPIPHVDVPNPYALPTDLKPAPMNIEPEKQDHLMQAPPINLPNMQPSPSQQRSLLTTQEKTPEKQDHLKQIPPFNNIPNMEPSPSQQRFLLTTQEKTPEKQDHLKQTPPSNNLPNMQPSPSQQPFLPTTQEKTPEKQDHLMQTPPINLPNMPPSPSQQRFLLTTQEKTPEKQDHLKQTPPSNNLPNMQPSPSQQPFLPTTQEKTPEKQDHLMQTPPINLPNMQPSPSQQRSLITTQEKTPEKQDHLQQIPPFNSIPNIPPSPSQQRFLLTTQEKTPEKQDHLPQIPPSNNLPNIQPSPSQQRFLLPTQEKTPEKQDHLQQSPSNNLHKKQPSPSLQRFLLTTPESMLAEKIVPPPAPTVPAPIPTPYPSQPPQHQTPPRVSRTPPPPLPKPSPDPKSTNPAELLQRFNHALAAELPPPKDPTPATNTNNSAHPINSTLILPNIKPANGKSIPVAPRVLGLSLSCESVGSEDTYL; encoded by the exons GGCTCAAGATGTTCCTCTGGAGGTGTTAAGACACAGAGAATTAAAATGGTTGGACATGCTGAACCACTGGGACAAATGGATCAGTAAAAGgttcaaaaag GTCAGACTGCGATGTCAGAAAGGAATCCCACCATCATTACGGGGCAGGGCATGGCTCTACCTATCAGGTGGAAAAGTGAAGCGGGAACAAAACGTTGGGAAGTTTAAG GAGCTGGATGACATGGAAGGAGACCCTAAATGGGTTGATGTGATCGAGAGAGACCTGCACAGACAATTCCCATTTCATGAGATGTTCGTGTCACGAGGAGGTCACGG GCAACAGGATCTCTTCCGGGTGTTAAAGGCTTACACCCTATACAGGCCAGAGGAGGGTTACTGCCAAGCTCAGGCTCCTATAGCAGCAGTGCTGCTGATGCACATGCCAGCAGAG GATGCATTTTGGGGTCTGGTTCAGATTTGTGAGAAGTATCTGCCTGGATATTACAGCACAGGCCTG GAGGCAATTCAGTTGGATGGGGAAATCCTGAATGCACTACTGAAGCGTGTGAGCCCTGTGGCGTATCGGCATCTTGACAAGCACAAGATAGAGCCCATCCTGTACATGACAGAGTGGTTCATGTGCGCTTTTTCCAGAACTCTACCCTGGGCCTCTGTGCTAAGAGTGTGGGACATGTTCCTGTGCGATG GAGTTAAAATAATTTTCCGTGTTGGGTTGGTGCTGCTGAAGTGCATGGTGGGAACTCGTGACAAACTGAAGGCTTGTGCTGGTCAATACGAGACTATGGAGCTTCTCAGAGCACTGGAGCCACGATACTTGCAGGAGGGCTTTCTCGTACAACAG GTGTTGGAGCTGCCCATATCTGCTCGGGACGTCGAGCGAGAGCACCGCATACAGCTCAAGCGCTGGCGAAAAACTCACGGCGAGCTCAGCTACAAGTCCGCACCCAGAATGCACGGCGCGCACGCCATCATGGCCGCTGAGCCACACACCCGGCAAGACCTTCGTCAGAACCCCACCATCATCGTTCAGAATCCCGTGATGCTGGACTCGGATCCTGAATTCAGTCGCAAAAAGAGAGGCACCATCCGAAAAGCCCCAATACCTCATGTAGACGTCCCTAACCCATATGCTTTACCTACAGACCTCAAACCAGCCCCTATGAATATTGAGCCGGAGAAACAAGACCATCTCATGCAAGCACCACCCATCAATCTACCAAATATGCAACCATCTCCATCACAACAGCGCTCTTTACTCACTACACAAGAGAAGACGCCCGAGAAACAAGACCATCTCAAACAAATACCACCATTCAACAATATACCAAATATGGAACCATCTCCATCACAACAACGTTTCTTACTAACTACACAAGAGAAGACGCCTGAAAAGCAAGATCATCTCAAGCAAACACCACCATCCAACAATCTACCAAATATGCAACCATCTCCATCACAACAACCTTTCTTACCTACTACACAAGAGAAGACGCCCGAGAAGCAAGACCATCTCATGCAAACACCACCCATCAATCTACCAAATATGCCACCATCTCCATCACAACAACGTTTCTTACTAACTACACAAGAGAAGACGCCTGAAAAGCAAGATCATCTCAAGCAAACACCACCATCCAACAATCTACCAAATATGCAACCATCTCCATCACAACAACCTTTCTTACCTACTACACAAGAGAAGACGCCCGAGAAGCAAGACCATCTCATGCAAACACCACCCATCAATCTACCAAATATGCAACCATCTCCATCACAACAGCGGTCTTTAATCACTACACAAGAGAAGACGCCCGAGAAACAAGACCATCTCCAGCAAATACCACCATTCAACAGTATACCAAATATTCCACCTTCTCCATCACAACAACGTTTCTTACTTACTACACAAGAGAAGACGCCCGAGAAACAAGACCATCTCCCGCAAATACCACCATCCAACAATCTACCAAATATCCAACCTTCTCCATCACAACAGCGCTTCTTACTCCCTACACAAGAGAAGACCCCCGAGAAGCAAGACCATCTCCAGCAATCACCATCAAACAATCTACACAAAAAACAGCCTTCTCCATCACTACAACGCTTTTTACTCACTACACCGGAGAGCATGTTAGCCGAGAAGATAGTACCTCCCCCCGCCCCAACTGTGCCTGCTCCTATCCCAACCCCTTATCCATCCCAGCCACCACAACATCAAACCCCTCCAAGAGTCTCTCGCACACCACCGCCACCACTTCCCAAACCCTCACCAGACCCCAAATCTACAAACCCAGCTGAGCTCCTTCAACGCTTCAATCATGCACTAGCTGCAGAGCTGCCTCCCCCCAAAGACCCCACACCAGCAACAAATACAAACAACTCTGCCCACCCAATAAACTCAACTTTGATTCTTCCAAACATCAAACCTGCGAATGGGAAATCCATTCCCGTTGCTCCCAGAGTTCTCGGTTTAAGTCTCTCCTGTGAGAGCGTGGGTTCAGAGGATACATACCTGTAG
- the tbc1d10aa gene encoding uncharacterized protein tbc1d10aa isoform X2 translates to MGVSHLQVRLRCQKGIPPSLRGRAWLYLSGGKVKREQNVGKFKELDDMEGDPKWVDVIERDLHRQFPFHEMFVSRGGHGQQDLFRVLKAYTLYRPEEGYCQAQAPIAAVLLMHMPAEDAFWGLVQICEKYLPGYYSTGLEAIQLDGEILNALLKRVSPVAYRHLDKHKIEPILYMTEWFMCAFSRTLPWASVLRVWDMFLCDGVKIIFRVGLVLLKCMVGTRDKLKACAGQYETMELLRALEPRYLQEGFLVQQVLELPISARDVEREHRIQLKRWRKTHGELSYKSAPRMHGAHAIMAAEPHTRQDLRQNPTIIVQNPVMLDSDPEFSRKKRGTIRKAPIPHVDVPNPYALPTDLKPAPMNIEPEKQDHLMQAPPINLPNMQPSPSQQRSLLTTQEKTPEKQDHLKQIPPFNNIPNMEPSPSQQRFLLTTQEKTPEKQDHLKQTPPSNNLPNMQPSPSQQPFLPTTQEKTPEKQDHLMQTPPINLPNMPPSPSQQRFLLTTQEKTPEKQDHLKQTPPSNNLPNMQPSPSQQPFLPTTQEKTPEKQDHLMQTPPINLPNMQPSPSQQRSLITTQEKTPEKQDHLQQIPPFNSIPNIPPSPSQQRFLLTTQEKTPEKQDHLPQIPPSNNLPNIQPSPSQQRFLLPTQEKTPEKQDHLQQSPSNNLHKKQPSPSLQRFLLTTPESMLAEKIVPPPAPTVPAPIPTPYPSQPPQHQTPPRVSRTPPPPLPKPSPDPKSTNPAELLQRFNHALAAELPPPKDPTPATNTNNSAHPINSTLILPNIKPANGKSIPVAPRVLGLSLSCESVGSEDTYL, encoded by the exons ATGGGAGTGAGTCATCTACAG GTCAGACTGCGATGTCAGAAAGGAATCCCACCATCATTACGGGGCAGGGCATGGCTCTACCTATCAGGTGGAAAAGTGAAGCGGGAACAAAACGTTGGGAAGTTTAAG GAGCTGGATGACATGGAAGGAGACCCTAAATGGGTTGATGTGATCGAGAGAGACCTGCACAGACAATTCCCATTTCATGAGATGTTCGTGTCACGAGGAGGTCACGG GCAACAGGATCTCTTCCGGGTGTTAAAGGCTTACACCCTATACAGGCCAGAGGAGGGTTACTGCCAAGCTCAGGCTCCTATAGCAGCAGTGCTGCTGATGCACATGCCAGCAGAG GATGCATTTTGGGGTCTGGTTCAGATTTGTGAGAAGTATCTGCCTGGATATTACAGCACAGGCCTG GAGGCAATTCAGTTGGATGGGGAAATCCTGAATGCACTACTGAAGCGTGTGAGCCCTGTGGCGTATCGGCATCTTGACAAGCACAAGATAGAGCCCATCCTGTACATGACAGAGTGGTTCATGTGCGCTTTTTCCAGAACTCTACCCTGGGCCTCTGTGCTAAGAGTGTGGGACATGTTCCTGTGCGATG GAGTTAAAATAATTTTCCGTGTTGGGTTGGTGCTGCTGAAGTGCATGGTGGGAACTCGTGACAAACTGAAGGCTTGTGCTGGTCAATACGAGACTATGGAGCTTCTCAGAGCACTGGAGCCACGATACTTGCAGGAGGGCTTTCTCGTACAACAG GTGTTGGAGCTGCCCATATCTGCTCGGGACGTCGAGCGAGAGCACCGCATACAGCTCAAGCGCTGGCGAAAAACTCACGGCGAGCTCAGCTACAAGTCCGCACCCAGAATGCACGGCGCGCACGCCATCATGGCCGCTGAGCCACACACCCGGCAAGACCTTCGTCAGAACCCCACCATCATCGTTCAGAATCCCGTGATGCTGGACTCGGATCCTGAATTCAGTCGCAAAAAGAGAGGCACCATCCGAAAAGCCCCAATACCTCATGTAGACGTCCCTAACCCATATGCTTTACCTACAGACCTCAAACCAGCCCCTATGAATATTGAGCCGGAGAAACAAGACCATCTCATGCAAGCACCACCCATCAATCTACCAAATATGCAACCATCTCCATCACAACAGCGCTCTTTACTCACTACACAAGAGAAGACGCCCGAGAAACAAGACCATCTCAAACAAATACCACCATTCAACAATATACCAAATATGGAACCATCTCCATCACAACAACGTTTCTTACTAACTACACAAGAGAAGACGCCTGAAAAGCAAGATCATCTCAAGCAAACACCACCATCCAACAATCTACCAAATATGCAACCATCTCCATCACAACAACCTTTCTTACCTACTACACAAGAGAAGACGCCCGAGAAGCAAGACCATCTCATGCAAACACCACCCATCAATCTACCAAATATGCCACCATCTCCATCACAACAACGTTTCTTACTAACTACACAAGAGAAGACGCCTGAAAAGCAAGATCATCTCAAGCAAACACCACCATCCAACAATCTACCAAATATGCAACCATCTCCATCACAACAACCTTTCTTACCTACTACACAAGAGAAGACGCCCGAGAAGCAAGACCATCTCATGCAAACACCACCCATCAATCTACCAAATATGCAACCATCTCCATCACAACAGCGGTCTTTAATCACTACACAAGAGAAGACGCCCGAGAAACAAGACCATCTCCAGCAAATACCACCATTCAACAGTATACCAAATATTCCACCTTCTCCATCACAACAACGTTTCTTACTTACTACACAAGAGAAGACGCCCGAGAAACAAGACCATCTCCCGCAAATACCACCATCCAACAATCTACCAAATATCCAACCTTCTCCATCACAACAGCGCTTCTTACTCCCTACACAAGAGAAGACCCCCGAGAAGCAAGACCATCTCCAGCAATCACCATCAAACAATCTACACAAAAAACAGCCTTCTCCATCACTACAACGCTTTTTACTCACTACACCGGAGAGCATGTTAGCCGAGAAGATAGTACCTCCCCCCGCCCCAACTGTGCCTGCTCCTATCCCAACCCCTTATCCATCCCAGCCACCACAACATCAAACCCCTCCAAGAGTCTCTCGCACACCACCGCCACCACTTCCCAAACCCTCACCAGACCCCAAATCTACAAACCCAGCTGAGCTCCTTCAACGCTTCAATCATGCACTAGCTGCAGAGCTGCCTCCCCCCAAAGACCCCACACCAGCAACAAATACAAACAACTCTGCCCACCCAATAAACTCAACTTTGATTCTTCCAAACATCAAACCTGCGAATGGGAAATCCATTCCCGTTGCTCCCAGAGTTCTCGGTTTAAGTCTCTCCTGTGAGAGCGTGGGTTCAGAGGATACATACCTGTAG